The Pseudanabaena yagii GIHE-NHR1 genome segment CGGCATAGGAGACATTTACGGGCATACTGCCAGTGGTAACGAGAAATGTATCCGTATCAAATTGGGTTCCTTCGTGGATAGTTCGCACATGATCGACGACACCATAGAAGTTGACGACACCTTTTTTATCGGGGCGATCGGTTTTCACCTGCACGACATCATCCAGACGTAGGACTTTGCCATCACTTACCGCCACCCAAAACTCAAGGGGGGTCGCATCTTTGGTTCCCAAGATATATCCAATAGGCTCGATCATGTCACTATGTTCTACATTATTTCCCAAGTATATAGCGCTTTCCCAGTAAGTGAGGTATAGAGGCTTGTTTCCTCACTTTTGAAGGGGAAAACAAGCCTCTATGGGAGAAGACAAACTAAAACGGACGCAAATGGGGAAGAGTTTGCAATGATTCAAGGCATTGTTCTAGGGTGACATCTTGCATAAATTCCCAAAACTTTTCTGTGTGGCGCATGTAAGCAACATTAAATCGATCGCTTCCCACATACTCAAATCGAGAGAACTTGTGTTCAGATGAAGATTCTTCACCTGTCAAGGGATTTTTATATTTATAGGTTCCACAAATGTAAAAGTAATTGCGATACCACTTGCCAAAAATATCTACCAAGTACATGATCTTGCCTTCTGGGGATGGCGGATGAATGCAATTAGGTTTGAGATCGTTGTCAATAATTTCTTGGAAACGCTCTTGCACTAATTTTTTCAGAGCTTCGGGTATTTTAGGACTTGGCTCTTTTTTGGGAGAATATACCCATTCATACTTTGATCTTGATTTCGATCTTGCCATTTCTCGAAGTCCTCTCTAAATCTTTGTTTTAAACGCGATGATGATCGTTTTTAAATTTAATTATTTTAGCCGACTACCCGTTCAGAGACTAAATTTAAAATACTTGGATCAACATCATTTTTGATAATGAAATTAACTTCTTCGGTCTTAGTAGCGATCGCGATCGCTACCACATTTTCCCCAAGAGCTTCTGAAGCTCTACCGAGGCTCAGCCTACAGAAAACGCAAAGTAATCTGACTCTAAACGCATCCTTAACTAAGCAGTCTCAAACAAGCCCAGTCTATTCCGTTCCACAGAATGCGCTTCTACTGGAAGCGGTTAAGAATGAGGATCTGGATTTAGCGAAACTGGCTTTATCTCGAAACGCTGACCCTAACACTCTTGATAAAAATGAGGAAGAAGCCTTAAACGGTAGAGCTATTTTACAAATTGCGGCTGAGAACAATAGTCTGGAAATTGCCAAACTATTAATTGCCTATGGGGCAAATGTGAATGGTAATCCCAAATATACCTATGTTGGCGGTACTCCCTTATCTACATCCGCAGCTATGGGGCATCTAGAAATCGTGAAACTGTTAGTTAATAAAGGAGCCAAACTGGAGCTGGCGGCTGATGGCGGATATACGGCTCTTGATGAAGCGATCGCTGAAAATCGGGCTGAGGTGGTGCAATTTTTATTAGAACGTGGCATGAACCCTAACTATTACGTGGAGGGATATACGCCGCTTTATGACGCTGCTAGTCGTGGATATACCAACATCGTCCGTTTGCTGATCAAACATGGTGCGGATGTCAATTTTGGTAATAGCTTTGCGAAACCCTTAGCGATCGCTATCAAAAAAAGCCATCTCGAAATTATTGACATCCTCAAAAAAGCAGGGGCAAGATCCGCAACTCAGTGATGGGGATTAGCATATAATGAGGTTAAATTTTGTAAAAAATTCAACTCAATACATGACCACTACCATTGCGCCCGAAACCGTGACCGTTAAGCACGAGATTAAGGACATCACTCTTGCACCTCTAGGCAAACAACGCATCGAATGGGCTAGCCGCGAAATGCCCGTATTGCGTCAAATTCGCGATCGCTTTGCTGCCGAAAAGCCCCTTGCAGGTATCCGCATCGCTGCTTGCTGCCACGTCACCACCGAAACCGCAAACCTTGCGATCGCCCTCAAAGCGGCTGGCGCAGATGCCGTATTGATCGCCAGCAATCCTCTTTCGACTCAAGATGACGTTGCTGCTTCCTTGGTTTACGATCACGGGATTTCGGTATTTGCAATCAAAGGTGAAGATAACGCTACATACCATCGTCACGTTGAACTTGCCCTTGCCCACCGTCCCCACATCATCGTTGATGATGGTAGCGACGTAACCACCACCTTGGTACTACACCACGCCGATCAAATTCCTGAAATCATCGGTACTACCGAAGAAACCACCACAGGTTTAGTTCGCCTTAATGCGATGTTCAAGGATGGCAAGTTGACCTTCCCTGCGATCGCTGTTAATGACGCAGAAACCAAGCATTTCTTCGATAACCGTTATGGTACTGGTCAATCCACCCTCGATGGGATCATCCGCGCTACCAATATCCTATTGGCAGGTAAAGTGATTGTCGTCGCTGGCTATGGCTGGTGTGGTAAGGGCGTGGCTTTGCGTGCTAAGGGCTTAGGTGCAAACGTAGTTGTTACCGAAATCAACCCTGTTGCCGCGATCGAGGCAGCAATGGATGGTTTCCGCGTATTGCCTATGTCGGAAGCAGCTAAGGTTGGCGATATCTTCATCACCGTTACTGGTAACAAGCATGTTATCCGTCGCGAACATTTTGAAAATATGAAAGATGGTGCGATCGTGGCTAACTCTGGTCACTTCGATCTAGAAATTGACCTCGTTGCGCTTAACGATCTCAGCGAATCTGCAAGCTTCGTGCGTAACTTCACTCAAGAGTACAAGCTGAAGTCTGGCAAGTCGGTCATCGTCATCGGTGAAGGTCGCCTAGTTAACCTTGCGGCTGCCGAAGGACACCCTGCTAGTGTGATGGACATGAGCTTTGCTAATCAAGCTCTTGCTTGCGAATTCCTTGTTAAGAACAAGGGCAAGCTGCCTGCTGGTGTTGTGCCAATTCCTAAGGATATCGACCAAGAGATTGCACGTTTGAAGTTGCAAGCTATGGGTATCACCATTGATACCCTCACTCCTGAGCAAGTTCACTACCTCAATTCTTGGACTGAAGGAACATAATCAAAAAGTCAACGAAAAGGGAGCGCTAAGCGCTCCCTTTTCTGTCACTGCAATACTTCGCTACTTCCTTATATATATATAGTTGTTGCACATCGCGTTTAGAAAACATAATGCTCACCGCTAATGGCGTTAGTTCTGTTTTCTAACACTTTCGGCTGTGAGTTTTTTTGCCTTTTCTTAGTTGCACATCGCGTTGCATCAAGGTTAAGACCTAACTCAAGTTCTAAGACTTCTCGATACAAGAATAAAATCGCACTCAAAGTCTGATTTTGTGTTGATGCAGCCACATTTTCATTAACTGCCAAATGGGTCAAAAAGTCATTGACTTCATCGCCACCCATTTCATGAGGATGTCGCTTGTTATGAAACAAAATAAACCGTCTAATCCACTGCACATAGGTTTCTTCGGTGCGGTAAGAATAGTGCTTCACCCGTACGCGATCTCTAACGCGATCTAACAATTTTCGAGGCGGCGGCTCAGCTTGCATAATGAAGTTATCCAGAAACTAATCTAAATAATATACTATGCTGTCAGGCTAACACGCCATTTGGGTGATTAGGCAGAATTTTTCCGTCTAATATCCTGTATAGGTTAAATAGCCAGAATTTTTCTGCATAACACCCCCTATAGGGTGATTAGACAGAATCTTGACTTTCAGCCTATATTGCTTATAGTGACATTAGACAGAAACTTTCCATCTAATACATAGTTAGGCTAAAATTTCCTAAGCAGTCTGCTCGCTGATCGCGTAGGGCGAGTTAATGCAATGTAAAAGTGTGTTTGAGAAGTTTAGCTTTGCAATAAATTGTAGGCTAAGAGCTTAAACTCTTACTTGGCGATTAGAACGGAACGAAAACCTTTGCGGTGAAAGATTACTAGTGGCGATCTCATTTCTAATTGACTCAGCACGTTCCCGTGATTTAGTCATCGCATTTGCTCCACCATAGGGTTCACGCAAAATCAAATAATTTTGAATAATTAAGGCTTCATTATCTCTAGAACCTTGAGCAATCTGAGCAGCCGTTAAGCCCGATCGCGCGATCTTGTAAGTGCGTTAATACAATGTAACGCACCTCCTTTTTCCTTAGTAAACTATTTTTGGCTAATCTCAAATGCTGATTCGGATCTGTAAAAACACACATCGAATGCAAGAAAGAAGTTCATATGTCCCAATATTAGCGGCGCATATTTATCTTGAGTCCAAGCAAAAGCCAAATCTACAGCAGGAAATTGTTCAACAGTGGCTTTGACAACCAATGCACGAGCTTCAAATCTAGCTAAATTCCCTCCTAATGGTAAAGACAGCCTTTGATTTTCCCAGACTGCACCCAATGCTAAACCCATTTCATACGGCAAGACATTAACACTAGAGCCAGTATCCAACAGACCCGAAACACTCAAAGATTGACTTTGATAAGTTAATGTCAGTGGTAAATATGGAAGAGTGCTTAATGCTCCAAGACTAGGATCTACCTCAGTGAAAGCAAATCTTACTTTACTAGCCATGAGTCAATTCTTGTTTCTCTTTCAATGCTTGAGCTAAAATTGCAGCAGCTTCAAAAGAGTCATGTAAACCTTGTCTAGGAAGATCGTCTTGAATAGACATCGGTACAATACCAGACTCTTTCAGCAACTCGGCTACAAGAAAGTTAAGTAATAAGAGCTTATCGGAGTGAGACAATTGCCTAATCATGGGAACAAATTGAGTAGTTGTCAGCATAGATTTTAAGAAAGCTATAGACCTTGATTTCTTGCACTCAATTCCAGTATAACATCACCTTCTCGCTAACCCGCATCCCCGAAAGCAGTCTAACACTGCGTTGGAGCCGACCTAACCAAAATCGATCTGTAAAAGTCAAAACTTAACTGTGGCAGATCAACTAGACTGTTAGCCTGCTCAAGTAATCGATCATGGTCGGATGGGTGATGTTTGGTTGGATTCGATTGCCACTCCACCAGCGCCTTGTTTAAATTTTTCTCAAAATAAATACAAACCCCTGTCGAAATGCCAGACTCTTGTTCGTCATAGCAGTAGAGAGCAGAGAAAACTTCTGTAATCTAATCAAACCCCTAACGGACAAGTTCTTATGAAATACGCGATTCTGGTTTACGAGACTGAGCAAGATGTTGCTAACCGAGAAATGCAGATGCCTGCATACAACGCTTACTCACAGGCCCTCATTGATGCGGGAGTCATGGTAGGTGGCGCAGCACTTCATCCTAGTCATACAGGCACAACCATCCGTCTGCAAAACGGACAACGAAACGTTCAAGACGGCCCCTATGCTGACACAAAAGAACAACTGGGTGGCTTTTTTCTCATTGATGTTCCAGATCTAGACGTGGCTCTAGATTGGGCAGCTCGTTGTCCTGCTGCAAGTAATTGCGCTGTTGAAGTGCGTCCTTTGCTACCCACAACCCAAGAATAGGAGATTACTTGATGAAACTCTATTATTTTCCACCCTCTCCAAACACCCGCAAAGTTCATGCTGTTGCCATTCATCTGGAACTACCGCTCGAACTGCGATTGGTGGATTTGCAGAAAGGTGAACAACGTACCCCAGAGTTTGTGCAGTTAAATCCAACGGGGCGCACTCCAGTCTTGCAAGATGGCGAGTTTATCCTGTGGGAATCCACTGCGATTATGCAATATTTGGCAAGTCAGGGGTCGAATTCTCTTTGGCCAGAAGTTCCGCAGATTCGGGCGGACATCATGCGCTGGCAAAGTTGGCAACTCGCCCACTGGTATCAGGTCTGTCAACCCTTGCAGTACGAGAACTTCGTCAAGCCTCTCTTGCAATTGGGAGAGCCTGATCTGCAAGTCGTGCAATCGGCAACTGCACGCTTTCATACAGAAGCGATCATCCTGAATCAGCACCTGGCAGAGCGTGAATTCTTAGTCAATGCCACCTTGACATTGGCTGACTTCTCCGTTGCCAGTGATTTAACCTATGCGGTGCCTGGGCGATTCCCCCTAGAAGATTATCCTCATATTCGCACTTGGTATAGTCGAATTGAGCAGTTACCCGCTTGGCAACAGACAGCACCGAGAGGTTAAACACAGATGGATGCACGTCGAGCGGCAGAATTGGCAGCCCGCAATTCCTATGGCAGGTTGGTGGCGTATCTAGCAGCCCAAACACGAGATGTGGCGGCTGCCGAAGATGCCCTCGGCGAGGCTTTCCTGACGGCCTTAAAAACTTGGACGGAGACCGGAGTTCCCAAAAATCCTGAAGCATGGCTGCTGGTCACAGCGAGACACCGATTG includes the following:
- a CDS encoding DUF3024 domain-containing protein — translated: MARSKSRSKYEWVYSPKKEPSPKIPEALKKLVQERFQEIIDNDLKPNCIHPPSPEGKIMYLVDIFGKWYRNYFYICGTYKYKNPLTGEESSSEHKFSRFEYVGSDRFNVAYMRHTEKFWEFMQDVTLEQCLESLQTLPHLRPF
- a CDS encoding ankyrin repeat domain-containing protein — its product is MKLTSSVLVAIAIATTFSPRASEALPRLSLQKTQSNLTLNASLTKQSQTSPVYSVPQNALLLEAVKNEDLDLAKLALSRNADPNTLDKNEEEALNGRAILQIAAENNSLEIAKLLIAYGANVNGNPKYTYVGGTPLSTSAAMGHLEIVKLLVNKGAKLELAADGGYTALDEAIAENRAEVVQFLLERGMNPNYYVEGYTPLYDAASRGYTNIVRLLIKHGADVNFGNSFAKPLAIAIKKSHLEIIDILKKAGARSATQ
- a CDS encoding glutathione S-transferase family protein, whose translation is MKLYYFPPSPNTRKVHAVAIHLELPLELRLVDLQKGEQRTPEFVQLNPTGRTPVLQDGEFILWESTAIMQYLASQGSNSLWPEVPQIRADIMRWQSWQLAHWYQVCQPLQYENFVKPLLQLGEPDLQVVQSATARFHTEAIILNQHLAEREFLVNATLTLADFSVASDLTYAVPGRFPLEDYPHIRTWYSRIEQLPAWQQTAPRG
- the ahcY gene encoding adenosylhomocysteinase; amino-acid sequence: MTTTIAPETVTVKHEIKDITLAPLGKQRIEWASREMPVLRQIRDRFAAEKPLAGIRIAACCHVTTETANLAIALKAAGADAVLIASNPLSTQDDVAASLVYDHGISVFAIKGEDNATYHRHVELALAHRPHIIVDDGSDVTTTLVLHHADQIPEIIGTTEETTTGLVRLNAMFKDGKLTFPAIAVNDAETKHFFDNRYGTGQSTLDGIIRATNILLAGKVIVVAGYGWCGKGVALRAKGLGANVVVTEINPVAAIEAAMDGFRVLPMSEAAKVGDIFITVTGNKHVIRREHFENMKDGAIVANSGHFDLEIDLVALNDLSESASFVRNFTQEYKLKSGKSVIVIGEGRLVNLAAAEGHPASVMDMSFANQALACEFLVKNKGKLPAGVVPIPKDIDQEIARLKLQAMGITIDTLTPEQVHYLNSWTEGT
- a CDS encoding YciI family protein, whose protein sequence is MKYAILVYETEQDVANREMQMPAYNAYSQALIDAGVMVGGAALHPSHTGTTIRLQNGQRNVQDGPYADTKEQLGGFFLIDVPDLDVALDWAARCPAASNCAVEVRPLLPTTQE